The following is a genomic window from Thermoanaerobaculia bacterium.
GCCGCAGTGCACGCCGGTCCCTACTGGATCGACACCGGCACTCCGAGCGCGCCGGGCACCCTGACCTCGGCCTCGCACGGTGACGGCGAGCCGCACTCCGACCCAACGGTCGCGATTGCCTGGGGCGCCGCCAGCGACGCTCTCTCGGGCGTCGCCTTCTACCGCTACGATTTCACCGCGCTCGCCAGCGCGCCCGACTGCGCGACTCTGGCTGCGACGACTCCAGGGCTCACGGTGATCTCCGGGAGCCTCGCGGACGGCACCTGGTACGCCCACGTTTGCGCGGTCGACCTCGCGGGGAACAGTGGGGCGGTGGCCTCCGGCGGGCCCTACCGGATCGACACCGCGCCGCCGACGGTCGAGACTTTCGACAGCGTCGCCCGCACGGCGGACCACCTACTCACCGAGGGCGAGGTGGTCGATCAGCCATTGACCCAGGTCTACGTCAGTTTCGCCGAAGAGATGTTCGACCCACCCGGCGACACCACCCCCGGCGACGTCACCCACCCGGCCGGTTGGCTCCTCGTGGCCTCCGGCCCGGACGGCATCGTCGACAGCGCCGGCTGCACCGTCGCGGGCGACGATGTCGCGCTGCCGCTCGCGGTCATCTGGTCAGCAGCGACCCGCACGGCGCACCTGGCGCCCGGTGGAAACCAGGCGCTCGCCGCCGGCGGCTACCTCGTCGCCGCCTGTGGCACGCTGCTCGACCCGGCCGGCAACCCCCTCGACGGCGACGGCAACGGCACCGGTGGCGACGCCCGCGCGCGGACCTTCAGTGCGCGCGGCACCGACCTCGCCGGCAACCCGAACTTCGACGCCGGCCTGGCCGGCTGGACGGTCGTGGCGACCGTCCCGGGCGAAGTGGCGGCGGACCTCGATGACGCCGGCGAACAGCCGACCTCGGGCTCGGTCGCGGTCACCTCTTCCGCCGGGGCGGGCGAGACCTGGCGGGTCGAGCAGTGCGTCGCTCTGCCGGCACACGGCTGGAGCCGCCTGTCGGGTCGTCTGCGCTCCGCGAGCGCCCTGCCGGGCGCCCCGGTGGCTCATCTCGAGGCGCAGTACTTCGGTTCCGCCGACTGCTCGAGCGGCGCTCTTTCCGCGCTCCTCTCGCCCGCGCTCGCCGGCGACACCGGCGCGGTCTGGGTGACGGTGGCGAGCGGCGGCGCACCCTTCCCGGCCGGCGCGCACTCGGCGAGCGTGCGCCTGATCGTCGAGGCCGGCACCACCAACGACGTCGACCTGCGCGCCGACGAGCTCTTCTTCGGCGACGACGGTCTGCTCTTCGCCGACGGTTTCGAAAGCGGCGGCACCGGCATCTGGTCGTTGGCGGTGCCTTGAGCCGGGTGGACCGGCCATGGCAGCCGGTGGCGGCCTCGAAAAACCCGCCACCGCCTGCCATCTCGATGGCGAAATCGCTCCCGACGCGCGCCCACTGACCGCGGAGCTCAGACGAGGGCTCGTGCGAGTCGGAGGTGCAGGAAGAGGACCGCACATTCTTCCCAGCACGTGCCTCTCGAGGGGTTCAGCCGCATCGAGAGCTGGATTCTTCGCGAACGACCCACGCTCGGCATGATGCGACTTCTTCGCGGGGAGCCGCTCCCGGCAGTGGCGTCGGCGAGAGTTCCTACCCCGAGGGGTGGGCATTCCTTCCGCGCAACTTAGGGTATGACACCGATCATACGGGCGCTACGTTTCCTCAAACTACTCTACTGATGGCTTCCATCTCGACGTCCCACAGCCATGGAGGATCACTCAGTGTCGAAATTCACGATGTCCGCTGGCACCGGCGCCAGTCTTCTGCTCGTTCTTCTCGGACTCGCCGGCTGCGGCGCCGAATCCAAGCCGGCGCCCGCGGCAGCGCCGGTGGCTGCGGCGAAACCCCCTGCGCCGCAGGCGGCGGGCTCCTCGGCCAAGCTCGCCGAGGAGATCTTCGTCAGCCGCTGCGTGACCTGCCACGGTCCGCAGGGCAAGGGTGACGGTCCGGGCTCGCTCGGTCTGGTGCCGCCGCCGCGCAACCTCTCCGACGCGGCCTGGCAGGCGACGGTGACCGACGAGTACCTCGAGAAGATCATCGCCTACGGTGGCATCGCGGTCGGCCGGAGCGCCGGTATGCCGCCGAATCCCGATCTGATGGCCAAGAAGGAAGTCGTCGCCGCGCTGCGCGCCAAAGTGCGCGCGCTCGCCAAACCCTGATTCCCGACTCGAGGAGAGCTTCCATGAACCGCACCCGGTCTTCTTCTCTCATCCTCGCCGGTAGTGCCGCCCTCCTGCTGGCGTCGGCCTGCAGCAAGTCGCCGGCAGAATCCAACGGCTCGACGGCCACCATCCAGCGCCTGATGCAGGCCCGCAACCTGAGCGAGGAGAACGTCATCGCCGCGCTCAAGACCTACACGCCGACCGGCGTCAAGGACGAGTACTACATTTTCGCGTCGGGCGGCCACAGCGGCCAGCTGATCGTGATCGGCGTGCCCAGCATGCGCATCCTCAAGTACATCGCCGTGTTCACGCCCGAGCCCTGGCAGGGCTACGGCTACGGCGACCAGACCGACGCCCTGCTGCGCTCGGGTGACCGCGACGGCAAACAGCTCAACTGGGCCGACACCCATCATCCGGCGCTGTCCGAGACCGCCGGCGACTACGATGGCCAGTACGTGTTCATCAATGACAAGGCCAACGCCCGCGTCGCCGTGGTGAGCCTGAACGACTTCGCGACCAAGCAGATCGTCTACAGCAACCTGATCCGCAGCGACCATGGCGCCACGTTCGTCACCCCGAACACCGAGTACGTGATCGAGGGCGGCCAGTTCCCGGCGCCGCTCGACGGCAGCTACGCGCCGATCGAGAGTTACCAGGAGAAATATCGCAGCGCCGTCATCTTCTGGAAGTTCGACCGCGAGAAGGGGCGCATCGTTCCCGAGCAGTCGTGGGCGATCGAGCTGCCGCCCTACATGCAGGATCTGGCCGACGCCGGCAAGCTGGTGAGCGACGGCTGGATGTTCCTCAACAGCTTCAACACCGAGATGGCCTTCGGCGGCAACGCCGAAGGACGCCCGTCGCTCGAGTCGGGCGCCTCGCAGAACGACATGGACTACCTCCACGTCATCAACTGGAAGGCGGCGGAGCAGCTGGTCGCGGCCGGCAAGACGGAGGTGATCAACGGCACGCGCGTCCTGCGTCTCCAGACGGCGATCGACGAGGGGATCCTCCATTTCATCGGCGAGCCGAAGAGTCCGCACGGCGTCGACGTGACGCCCGATGGACGGGAGATGGTGGTCGCGGGCAAGCTCGACACCCACGCCACGGTCTACAGCTTCGAGAAGATCAAGGGACTGATCGACCAGAAGACGTTCGCCGGTAAGGATCCTTTCGGGGTGCCCATTCTGCCGTTCGAGGCGTCGATTCGCGGCCAGGTCGAAATCGGCCTCGGTCCGCTGCACACGCAGTTCGACGCCCAGGGCAACGCCTACACCTCGGTGTTCATCGAGTCGGCGGCCGCCAGGTGGTCGCTCAAGGACCTCAAAGTGATCGAGAAGATCCCGGTGCACTACAACATCGGTCACATTCTCGCCGCCGAAGGCGACACGGTGAACCCCGACGGCCGTTACCTGGTGGCGATGAACAAGTGGGCGCTCGACCGCTTCGGCGACGTCGGGCCGCTGCTGCCGCAGAACTTCCAGTTGATCGACATCGCCGAGGAAAAGATGCAGCTCCTCGCCGACCTGCCGATTCCGCTCGGCGAGCCGCACTACTCGCAGATGATCAAGGCGGACAAGATCAAGTCGATCACCGCCTACACGCCGGCCGGCATCGACCCGATTACCGACGAGCCCGATCCGTTCCGGGTGGCGGGCGGGCAGGAGGGGATCGAGCGCAAGGCCGACGGCGTCCACGTCCGGATGACCGCGGTGCGCAGTCATTTCACGCCCGACACGATCCGGGTCAAGAAGGGCGACACGGTCCATCTCCACATCACCAACATCGAGCAGGCGCACGACGCGACGCACGGCTTCGCGATCGCGTCCTACAATGTCAACCTCAGCCTGGAGCCGGGCGAGCACGCGAACGCCACCTTCAAGGCGGAAAAGGCGGGCGTATTCCCGCTCTACTGCACCGAGTTCTGTTCGGCGCTCCACCTCGAGATGGCGGGCTACCTGCTCGTGGAGCCCTGATCGACCGGCGCGAGGTTCAAGCGCCCGGAGTCCGGGATGACGCACGCTCCGGACTCCGGCCGCTGACCCGTTCGGCGGCAGCCGGCATGACCAGACTTGCTTTCCTTCTGGGCGCTCCGGCGCTCGTCGCCTTGGCTTGCGCCCGCGGGCCGCTCACTCCGCCCGGAGTGCCTCTCGCCTGGGCGGCCCTGCCCCCGCCCGCGCGCCCGCCGGAGTGCCGGTCCGTCCGGCCCGGCGAGCCGCTGGCCGCTCTGCTCGCCGCGGCCCGCCCCGGCGATGCCTTCTGCCTCGAGGAGGGCATCCACCCGGGCCCGGCGACGCTCGGCGAGGGCGTGACCCTCTGGGGGCCGCGTAGCGCTGTGATTCACTCCGCGGGGAGCGGCGACACCGTCCACCTCGCTGGTACCGGCGCGCGGCTGGCGGGGATGACCGTCGACGGCAGTGGCGGGCGCTTCGACCTGCAGGAGGCGGCGGTCCATGTGCGCGGTGACCGCGCCGTGGTCGATGGCACCCGGATCGTCAACGCCCTGTTCGGCATCATCGTCGCGCAGAGCCGCGGTGTCGTCTTGCGCGGCAACGAGGTCGTCGGATCGGGCGCGCCGCAGATCGGCCTGCGCGGCGATGCCGTCCGATTGTGGGAAACTCGCGATTCGCGAATCGAGGGGAATCGCATCGTCGGCAGCCGCGACATGGTGGTCTGGTATTCGGGCGGCAACACGATCGCCGGCAACGAGGTGACGGGAGGACGGTACGGAACGCATTTCATGTACAGCCACGACAACCTCGTCACCGGCAACCGCTACGTCGGCAACGTGGTCGGCATATTCGCGATGTATTCGCGTGGTCTGACGCTCGAGCGCAACCTGCTCGCCGCCTCCACCGGCGCCGCCGGCATGGGCCTCGGGCTCAAGGAGTCGAGCGCCGTGACGGTGCGCGACAACGCCCTGGTGCAGAACGCCGTCGGCATCTACTTCGACAACTCGCCTTTCGAGCCGGGTCAGTTGAACACCATCGCCGGCAACGCCATCGAGCTCTGCGATCTCGGCATCCAGTTTCACGCCTCGACGCGCGGCAATCGGCTGCGCGGCAATCGCCTGCATGGCAACGGTGCCCAGGTGAGAGTCGACGGCGGCGGCGACGCGCTCGGCAACGAGTGGGCGGGCAACGATTTCGACGACTACGCCGGCTACGATCTCGACCAAGACGGCGTCGGCGACGTGCCCTACGAGCTGCGCAGCCTCTCCGGATCGCTCGCCGCGCGGCACCCGCAGATCGACCTGCTGCGCGGCGCCCCGGCGCTCTTCGTCCTCGACGCCACGAGTCGAGTGCTGCCGCTGCTGCGCCCGAAGCCGGTGCTCGTCGACGAGCGCCCCTGGATGGGTCGCGGCCGGCCGGAGGCTCTCGGTGCGGATTGAGACCCGCGGCCTCGGCCGCAGCTTCGGGC
Proteins encoded in this region:
- the nosD gene encoding nitrous oxide reductase family maturation protein NosD, with amino-acid sequence MTRLAFLLGAPALVALACARGPLTPPGVPLAWAALPPPARPPECRSVRPGEPLAALLAAARPGDAFCLEEGIHPGPATLGEGVTLWGPRSAVIHSAGSGDTVHLAGTGARLAGMTVDGSGGRFDLQEAAVHVRGDRAVVDGTRIVNALFGIIVAQSRGVVLRGNEVVGSGAPQIGLRGDAVRLWETRDSRIEGNRIVGSRDMVVWYSGGNTIAGNEVTGGRYGTHFMYSHDNLVTGNRYVGNVVGIFAMYSRGLTLERNLLAASTGAAGMGLGLKESSAVTVRDNALVQNAVGIYFDNSPFEPGQLNTIAGNAIELCDLGIQFHASTRGNRLRGNRLHGNGAQVRVDGGGDALGNEWAGNDFDDYAGYDLDQDGVGDVPYELRSLSGSLAARHPQIDLLRGAPALFVLDATSRVLPLLRPKPVLVDERPWMGRGRPEALGAD
- a CDS encoding c-type cytochrome, with the translated sequence MSKFTMSAGTGASLLLVLLGLAGCGAESKPAPAAAPVAAAKPPAPQAAGSSAKLAEEIFVSRCVTCHGPQGKGDGPGSLGLVPPPRNLSDAAWQATVTDEYLEKIIAYGGIAVGRSAGMPPNPDLMAKKEVVAALRAKVRALAKP
- the nosZ gene encoding Sec-dependent nitrous-oxide reductase — translated: MNRTRSSSLILAGSAALLLASACSKSPAESNGSTATIQRLMQARNLSEENVIAALKTYTPTGVKDEYYIFASGGHSGQLIVIGVPSMRILKYIAVFTPEPWQGYGYGDQTDALLRSGDRDGKQLNWADTHHPALSETAGDYDGQYVFINDKANARVAVVSLNDFATKQIVYSNLIRSDHGATFVTPNTEYVIEGGQFPAPLDGSYAPIESYQEKYRSAVIFWKFDREKGRIVPEQSWAIELPPYMQDLADAGKLVSDGWMFLNSFNTEMAFGGNAEGRPSLESGASQNDMDYLHVINWKAAEQLVAAGKTEVINGTRVLRLQTAIDEGILHFIGEPKSPHGVDVTPDGREMVVAGKLDTHATVYSFEKIKGLIDQKTFAGKDPFGVPILPFEASIRGQVEIGLGPLHTQFDAQGNAYTSVFIESAAARWSLKDLKVIEKIPVHYNIGHILAAEGDTVNPDGRYLVAMNKWALDRFGDVGPLLPQNFQLIDIAEEKMQLLADLPIPLGEPHYSQMIKADKIKSITAYTPAGIDPITDEPDPFRVAGGQEGIERKADGVHVRMTAVRSHFTPDTIRVKKGDTVHLHITNIEQAHDATHGFAIASYNVNLSLEPGEHANATFKAEKAGVFPLYCTEFCSALHLEMAGYLLVEP